In Labrus bergylta chromosome 11, fLabBer1.1, whole genome shotgun sequence, one genomic interval encodes:
- the bbc3 gene encoding bcl-2-binding component 3 yields MARAETIESVGETGGGGNSPLPGHSTCRMELPQPFHTWPGLLTTATITTTGSAGVGAGMLPHHLRPLQALYFSYPLPYPHPEGQDEPQTHQQFPALSPSPSPTPPPSPPCNHREERGGGGAPCAFSGEQSDSERGEEHSDASSRLGPLPDLLPQNDPHPSMALRGEAAQELEIRRVAHQLRMIGDEYNATVLRRAHAAPHWQDWRDACRGLFNFITQTLSTLYRLT; encoded by the exons ATGGCCCGTGCAGAGACCATCGAGAGCGTCGGGGAaaccggaggaggaggaaacagccCTCTTCCTGGACACAGCACCTGCCGCATGGAGCTGCCTCAGCCTTTCCACACCTGGCCAGGCCTGCTCACCACcgccaccatcaccaccaccggCAGCGCTGGCGTGGGGGCCGGCATGCTCCCGCACCATTTGCGCCCTTTGCAGGCCCTCTACTTTTCCTACCCGCTGCCTTACCCCCATCCCGAGGGCCAGGACGAGCCCCAGACTCACCAGCAGTTTCCTGCGTTATCGCCATCGCCATCACCGACGCCTCCTCCTTCACCGCCGTGCAAtcacagggaggagagaggtggaggaggagcacCCTGTGCCTTCTCAGGAGAGCAGTCAG ACtcggagagaggagaggagcactCCGATGCCTCCAGCCGTCTGGGACCTTTGCCCGACCTGCTGCCACAGAACGATCCACACCCCTCCATGGCGCTCCGAGGAGAGGCGgcgcaggagctggagatcagaAGAGTGGCTCACCAGCTGAGGATGATCGGAGATGAGTACAACGCCACGGTGCTGCGCAGAGCG cacGCTGCCCCCCACTGGCAGGACTGGAGAGACGCCTGCAGAGGACTCTTCAACTTTATCACGCAGACTCTCAGCACTCTCTACAGGCTCACGTAG